The Geothrix oryzae DNA window CTCGCGATAGGTGTTCGGGTCGGTCACGCTTACCGCGTTCAGGCCCGAGGTGCTGTCGGACCAGCCGAGCAGCAGCGTGACGGGGCTGCGCCCGAGGCCCCAGCTCAGGTTCGCGGCGTAGCCCTTGCCCGTGGTCCAGGCCTGCTGATCCGTCACCTGGCGCCCCCAGCGCCCCTCCACCAACAAGGCGAAGCGGCCGTTCTCGAAGGCCGCGGTGCCCGTGGCGCCATGGAAGAGGTAGTGCCTCGGATTCCAGAAGCCGAGCGGCAGCGTTTCCGAATAGCCCATGCCGCGGCTGGTGAGCCCGGCGGACAGGGTGATGGGCGAGAGGCGCCAGCGGTGCTCGTAGGCACCGCTCCAGGTGGTCCGGCGGTTCCCCGCGGAGACCGAGGCGGTGCCGGCCTGGAGCCGGAGGACATCCGCGAAGCCGGCCAGCGTGAAGGCCAAGTCCGTGCTCTGGATGCCGACCCGCTGAGCCACCGCCTGGGGCGTAAAGACGATCACGCTCCGGCCTTGGGTCAGGTTCACCTCCGCGCCATGCCCCAACCGCCAGAGAAGGCCCAGGCGATGGAACCCGGCGGGATCCCCGCCCAGCCCCGTGAGGCGGCCCAGATCGGCCGAGAGGCGCAGCGGTCCCAGGGGATAGGCCACGGTAGCGGCCGTCTCGTGCGCATCGGATTCCGCGCCGCTCAGTTCCGCGCGGTGCAGGGTGTGGCTCAGGCCGATGCTGCCATCCCCGAGGGGCAGCTTGGCGCGCACGGAGCTGTCCAGCATGCGCAGGGGCTCGCTGGTGAGGGTGCGGGTCTGGCCGATCTCCACCGAGGGGCCGTTCGCCTCGGCGGCGGCCCGGATCAGATCCTCCGCGTCCCGCTGCACGGGGCTGCCCTGCCGGGCCAGCGGCGTCAGCTGCGCCAGTGCCGCCCGCCGGCGGCCTTCCGCCAGCCGGACCTGCCCTTCCAGGAGTTTCCCTTCGGGCGTCTCGCGGGTCTCCTTCGGCAGCTGGTCCACTTCCACCCGGGCCTCCTCGACCCGGCCGCTCCACAGCGACACCTGGGCCAGCCCCAGGCGGGCATCCCCCAGATCGGGATGCTGGGCCACCAGCTGCTGGAAGGCCCCATGGGCCGCCCTCAGACGGCCATCCCAGCTCAGCACGCGGGCCTGCATGAGGAGGGCATCCCGATCCTTCGGGTGCGCGGCGATCCAGGTCGAGGTGCGGGCCAGCGACTCGCGGTAGCGGCCGGCCCAGCTCAGGTACTTGGCGCTGTCGAGGATCGCCCAGCGCTCGCCCTTCTGGGCATAGGGCTCCAGGGTCGTGAGGGCCACCTCGAACTTCCGCCCCCAGCTCGCCATCATGGCCAGGTTCTGGTCCGCTTCCCGCGCCCGCCAGGGCGCGCGCTCCCGGAAGAGGCGCCAGGCCGTCACGCACTCCGGATACCGCTGGGCCCATCCCAGGGTCTGCGCCCGCTCGAAGAGGGCCGTCTCGTGCCAGCCATCCTTGGCCAGCAAGGCGTCGTAGCCCTTGATCGCCTCGTCCCAGTGGCTCTGGTTCCGCGCCTGCCGGGCCTGGGTGAGCAGGCGGCCCATCTCGGCGTCGCTGGGGGTCGGAGCCGCTTGCAGGGTGGCTGGGAACAGAAGGAGGATCATGGCGCGCTCGGTTTGGGTTGGGCCGGAAGGGCGGCGAAGGCATCCCGGACGGCATCGAAGGCCTTCTTCCGGAAAGGATGCCAGCGGGGCTGCTCCCAGGTGGGCCAGGTGAAGAGGGGAGGGATGGGAATGCCGTTCCGGTTCGCGGCAGGCAGGGTTTCGAGAACCTCCGCCGGCCCCTCGGGCCCTTTGCGGCGCGTCCGCACCAGGCTGGCGCGGAATCCGTCGGTGGTCACCGAGCCGTGGTCCTCCATCGACAGCAGGTCCGCCGGATCCTGGAGCACGCGGCGCGAGCTTGGATCGGTGACATGGATCAGCGTCCAGGGGATGCGGACTTCCAGGAACCCGGGGCCGTCCATCCATTCGCCCAGCGAATCGAAGGCGGGGTCGCGGCGGTCCTGGGTCCCCTTGTGCAGGGCCCCGATGTCGTAGCGGCGGGCCTGATAGACCGTCAGGTCCTGCCCCACCCGCAGGCGGTTGGTCTCCGTCTGCATCTGGCGCCAGGGGCCGTCTTCGTGGGCGATGGTGCGGGAAGGGCCCGGGTGGCGGTGGGGCGAGAACTCGTAGGGGGCGTCCACCCAGACGCCGCAGCTTTTCGCGGACAGTTCGAGGGTGAACTCCATTCCCGCACCGTTCCGCACGGGAACGCCGAAGGGGAAGCGGTGGTTGCCCAGGTCCGGCCCCAGGGTGTCCAGCCCCAGCAGGAAGGTGTCGCGGTTCCAGTCGACGGCCCCCTTCCAGAAGAGGCCCACATGGAACCAGCCCTCGTCGGCAAAGAGCTTCATCTCCAGATTCTCGTTCTTGAGGTAGGTGGGGATGTTCTTCCAGTCGTCGGCCCGGCCGTCGATGAGGATGTTCGGCCCCTTGGCCCCAGGATGATGCCCGATCAATCCGTAGTTCTCCTCCGCATCCATGGCGTTGAACCAGAGGGGCTTCCGCTCGGGCGGCAGCTCGAGCGGCGAGACCTGCCAGGTCTTCTTGAACCACTCGTCCATCCAGGCGAAGACGATGCTCCCGGCGTACCCCGTGTCGTAGATGTTCCGGATCAGGCGCTTCATCAGGCGGGCCTGGTCCTTCTCCTCGAGGCCCCCGTGGGTCATGCCCTGGGGCTGCCAGTGGGCCGGCATGCGGGAGGAACTGAGCCCGAACTCGGACACCAGCACCGCGTGCTTCTTGTGGTAGGCCCGGAGCTCCTTGAGATACCCCAGGTAGCTGTTGGGCCCCTCCTCGTCCCGAGCCTTCGCGTATCCGGCGTCGAGGTTGATGAACTCCGGATAGTTCGGATAGACATGGTAGCTCGCGAACAGCCCCCCCCTGAACGCCGGGAGATCCGAGAACTTCTCCATGTCGATGGACACGCTGTCGTCGTCGAAGACTTCGGACTTCACTTCCTCCGTATAGGGCAGGCCGAGTTTCTTCAGGATCCGCTGTTCCTCGAAAAACGAGGTCTCGCTGGGGTGCGTCATGGCGTCGAGCGTGGGCCAGTTGGTGAAGGCCACCGGCCGCTGCACATGGTAGGTGTCGTGTTCGAGCCCGATGAAGGTGTCCAGGGCCTTGGCCATGAAGACTTCCGTCGCGTGGGCCCGGCGCACCTCCACGAACCGGCCCTTCCAGTCGGAATCGCCCGGATGCCGCCGGTTGTAGGCGATGACATTGAAGGGCTCCCATTCGCGGCCCAGGATCGTCCCGATCCACCAGCGGCTCACATCCGCGCGGTAATGGCCCCCGGCGGCCCCCGGCCGGGGCGGGAAGCTGGCGCGGCCGTGCATCAGGTCCACCACGCGCCGCATGTCCTCGCGGTAGGCCGCGAACCAGACGGGATCGCCGAAGTCGTCCCCCGGCGGGGGCTCCACCCAGACGCCGTGCAGCAGGTAGATCGGGTGCGCCGCCTTGAGGTTGTGCTCTCGCAGGGCCTCGTAGAAGGCAGGAGGGTGGATGGTGTAGAGGCGGAGGGCGTTGATCCCGAGCTGCCCCATCTCCGCCAGCCACCCGGCATAGACCTCCTTGCCCGGGAATTCCGTGGGGAACCGCCCCGGCAGGGCCGCGCCCAGGTTCACCCCCTTCAGATACACGGTCTTCCAGCCCGCCCCATCGCGGATCTGGAAGCCGGCCGGAACAGTGCGGAAGGGCACCCGCAGCTCCGCGGGGAGAGGCGGAGGCGGGGGAATCGAGTCTTCCATCGGGGAGACCCGGGCCAGGAGGGTCTGGAAGTCCTCGCGGGCCGGATCGAGGCGCACCGCCTCCTTGGCCAGACGCCGGGCCTCGGCCGTTTTGCCCAGGCGTTCCTGGCACAGCGCCGAGCCATAGGCCGCATCCGCATAGGCGGGCGACAGCGCCAGCGCCCGTTGGAAATGGGCCAGCGCTTCCGGAATGCGCTCCTGGCGCAGGGCCGTGAACCCGGCTCCGACCAGGCCGTCCACATCCTGGGGCGCCTTGGCCAGCACGGCATCGAAGGCCTTCCGGGCCGCCTCCAGGCGATTCTCCCGGAGCAGCCGGTGGCCCTCGGCCGGATCCTGGACGAGACCGGCCAGGGCCAGGCAGATGGGCAGCCAGGTCAGGGTCATGGCGCGTGCTCCTTGAGGGCCGTCTTCCCGCCCTCCAGCAGGGCCTCCAGGCGCTGGACCTCCGCCACGAGCATGCGCCGCTTCCGCGCCAGGGCGCCGAGGTGGCTTTCGCTGTAGCCCATGGTCGACAGGTCTTCCGCGTAGATGGGATCCCGGTAGGCCTCCTCCGGGCCCACCACCTTCCAGCCGTTCGCATCCAGCATCCGGAGCAGGTCTGGCATGACGAGGGCATTCAGGAGGTTGTGGTGGAGGAGGAGCGTGTGGACCGGATCCTTGCCGAGGAGCCGGTCGCCCAGGTCGCGGTAGCCCCGGAGGACCTCGTCCAGGTGCCGCAGGTAGAGGGTCCGGATGGGCGCGATGTCGGCTTCGGGCCGGGCCTGCAGCAGCAGCTGGAGGCGCTCATTGAAGAGCCAGTCGTAGGTCGGGATGCTCACCGGCGCGACGCCGTATCCCAGATCCTTCAGCATGGCCTGGGCGGCTCGCCGTTCCGCCCCCGCCCTTCCCTCGCGCAGGTACGGGAACCGCAGCATGGGCCAGTAGCCGGGAACGCCGCGGATCAGGCGGTCCAGCTGAAGCACCTCTTCCTTGAATCGGGGCAGGCCGACCTCTTCGAGGTTGGGGTGACCGTAGGTGTGATTCCCGATGCGGTGGCCCGCCCGGCCCCAGGCCTCCAGCCACCGGATCCCCTCCGGGCTGTCCCCGCCGCGGATGCCGTTGGCAAAGAGGACCACGCGCACGCCCCTCTCCCGGAAGGCCTCCAGCAGGCGCCGGTTCCGTTCGTCGCCCGAAAGCCGCGGGGTCGAGCTGAGGTTGGGCCCGTCGTCCAAGGTGATGGACAGCGACTGGCCAGTCAGGACCGCGCAGCAGAAACCCCAGGCGACCGCCCGGATGAGGGCCCGGATGAGAGACGGGAAGCTCATGGATGCGCGGCTCCGTCCCACGGGCGGGCGCAGTCCTGGACGGGGGCGTGGAATCCTCGTGTCATGGGGGAACCGGGTGCTCCTAATCCATGGAAATCGTCAGGTTTGATTCATACCTTGCTAGACTTTTTTCATGAGCCGACGCTGGCCCGAACATACCACGGTCCTGGTGGTCGAAGATGACCTCACGACCGCCCGGATCATTCAGGCCCGCCTGGAGATGGAGGGGCTGAAGGTGTTCGTGGCCCTCCATGGCGTGGAGGGCCTCGAGATCCTGAACCGCGAAGCCATCGACCTCATCACCACCGACCTCATGATGCCGTCCATGAATGGCTTCCGGCTGGTCCAGGAAATCCGCGACCTCCCGCCCCCCAAGGGGCGCATCCCCATCCTGCTCATCTCCAGCAACCAGAATGAGCAGGACATGGTCCGCTGCCTGGCGGCCGGGGCCGACGACTACATGATCAAGCCGATCTCCGTGCAGGTGCTCATGGAGCGGCTGTGGCGGCTCTTCGAACGCTCCCGCCGGGCGGGGTGATCCATCCTTCCCCTGTCCCAGGACCTCTTCCTTCCCGCGCTGCATGCGGCCACCGTCATCCTGGTGGCCCTGGTCTCCGGCCTGGTGCTGGTCGGGGCCATTCTGCAGGTGCGCCGGGACCGCCAGAACCGCCATCGCATCGCCTGCTACCAGGCCTGGGAAGTCCAGCTGACGGACTACCTCTTCAAGGGCGGCTACGAGCGCGGCTCCTTCGGGCCCATCCCGCACGCCGACCGTTGGCTCTTCCGGAATTTCCTGGCCCGCTACCAATCCACGCTGGCCGGGCAGGAATCCGAGGTCCTCCGCCAGCTCTACCTGGGCCTGGACATCCACCTCTCCCTCCCCCGCCGCCTCCGGAGCCGGGACCCCCGGGTCCGGGCCATGGCCGCCCAGGAGATCGGCGCCTTCCGGCTGGACGAACTCACCGAGACCCCGCCCCCGCCCGTCGCCGACCGGCCCTGGCGCTGGAATCCGGGCCTCCGCATCGAGGGCTACCTCAACCTGGTCCTGCCCCTCCTGGACGATCCCGTCCCCTATGTGGCGCATGTGGCGGCCCGGACCCTCACCCACAGCCAGGACCTGCGTTTCGCCAGCCCCGTCCTGGCCTGGGTCATGCGCGAGGAGGTCTACCAGCGCGAGCGCCTGCTGCGGGTCCTGGAGGGCTTCGGCCCCGGCCTGCTGCCCTGGATGAAGGACCACCTCGAGTCCCCGGATCAGAACCCGGAACCCTGGATCCTCTTCGCGCTGCTGGTCGGCTCCCACCGGCACCGGGACTCCCAACCCCGCCTGCTCTGGCTGCTGGAGGTCCCGCATGTGAACCTCCGGGTCTCGGTCCTGAAGTCGCTCATCATCCTCGCGGACCCGACCATCTACCCCAAGGTGCTGCCTTTTGCCTCCAGCCCCGTCTGGGAGATCCGCACGCAGGCGGCCCGGGCCCTGGGCGTGCTCGGGGGACCCTCCGCCATTCCGGCCCTCCTCCCCCTGCTGGCCGATCGCGTGTTCGAAGTGCGCCGGAACGCGGCCCAGAGCCTCGTGGATCTCGGCCGGGCCGGTGTCTCGGCCCTGACCTGGATCGCCGAGGATGCCTCGGCGGACCGCTTCGCCCGGGACATCGCCCGCGAGCGGCTCGAGTGGGCGGATGAACGGGGTCACCTGTGAGCTTCCGCGTATTCGTCACCGCCTTCGCCCAGTGGGGCATCCTCGCCTACTTCCTGGCCATGAACCTCACGCACCTGGGGCTGATCCTCCGGGCCTTCTTCTCCATCCGACGGCACCTGGACGAGGCCGAAACCGACCGCCTCGACACGGCCTTCGAGTCCAGCCACTTCAAGCCCATGTCCTTGATCTGCCCGGCCTACAACGAAGAGGCCGGCGTGGTGGCGAGCATCAACAGCCTGGTCAGCCTCCGCTACCCGGAGTTCCAGGTGGTGGTGGTGAACGACGGGAGCACGGACGCCACCCTCCAGCGGCTCATCACCGCCTTCAAGCTCCAGCCCAGCCACCGTGTGATCCGCCAGCTGCTCCCCACCCAGGAGGTGCTCGGCGTCTATGAAAGCGCCTATGTGCCCAACCTGGTGGTGGTGGACAAGGCGAACGGCGGCAAGGCGGACGCTTTGAACTGCGGCGTGAACCTGGCCCGGTATCCCCTGGTGTGCTGCATGGACGGGGACAGCCTCCTGGAGAACGATGCCCTGCTCCGCATCGCGCGGCCCTTCATGGACCGGCCGGACCTGATCGCTTCCGGCGGCGTGGTCCGGCCCGTGAACGGCTGCAAGGTCACGCCCATGGGCATCCGCGGCATCTACCTCCCGGACTCCTGGCTGGCCCGGTTCCAGATCGTGGAGTATCTGAGAGCCTTCCTCTTCGCCCGGGTGGGGCTGGCTTCGCTGGACTCCCTGTTCATCGTCAGCGGCGCCTTCGGCGTCTTCCGGAAGGACCTGGTCGTGGCCGCAGGCGGGTTCGACACGGCCACCATCGGCGAGGACTTCGAGCTGGTCGTGCGCCTCCACCGCTGCCTGCGGGACTGGAAGCGCCCCCACCACATCGCCCTGGTGCCGGATCCCGTGTGCTGGACCGAAGTCCCCGAACATTTCAGGGAGCTGGGACGCCAGCGCAACCGCTGGCAGCGGGGCATGCTCGAGACCATCTGGCGGCACCGGCGCATGTGCTTCAACCCGAAGTACGGGCGCATCGGGATCTTCTCCATGCCCTATTTCCTCGTCTTCGAGGCCCTGGCCCCGATCATCGAGGTCGCCGGCTACCTCGTGTTCGCCGGGTCCCTCTGGACCCACTCGGTGGGTGGCACCTTCGCCCTCCTGTTCTTCTATGTCGCCCTCCTGCTCGGCGTGCTGAACTCCGTGGTGTCCGTGGTCCTCCACGAAATCAGCAGCCACCGCTACCAGGGCCTCAAGGCCTGGAGCATCCTATTGCTCCTCGCCGTGGCCGAGAACTTCGGCTACCGCCAGCTGACCCTCTGGTGGCGGCTGCGGGGTACCCTCGACTGGATCCGCGGGAAGGACCAATGGGGGCACCTGAAGCGCCTGGGGCTCACCACACACCCGGCCCCGAAGCCCCCCGAAGCTTGACGGTCGCCATCCCCGCAGCGCATGCTGTCCCCTCGATCTTTGGCAGTCCGATAGCGCTATCCAGAAAGGTGGAGGGAAAGGCCCTGTGAAACCTTGGCAACCTGCGAAAGCAAGGTGCCAACTCCTGCCTCCGGCGTCGCCGGGGGGAAGATACCGAACCGTCCCGACTGACCCGAGACCTCCTGGATGCCGATCAACGGACTGCCCTCCCAGGCGCAGCCATGACCCATCCCACCTTCCAGCAGGCCCTCGACGCGGGCGAATGCTTCCTCTTCGACGGCAGCACCGCCACGGCCCTGCACGACCGCGGGATCACGCTCCAGCGCAGCTTCGAGGAATGCAACCTCAAGGCGCCGGATCTGCTGCTGGCCATCCACGGGGAGTTCCTCGCGGCGGGCGCCCAGGTGCTCACCACCAACACCTGGGGCGCCGGACGCCTGAAGCTCGCGGCCCGGGGCCTCGAGGGGCAGATGGATGCCATCAACCGCGAGGGCATGGCCCTCGCGAAACAGGCCATCACCCAGCAGGGCGCCCGCGCCTGGGTGGCCGGCTGCATCGGTCCGCTGGGGGTGCGCATCGAGCCCTGGGGGCCCACCTCCTTCGACGAGGCCCGCGCCCTGTTCCGCGAACAGGCCACGCCCCTGATCGAGGCCGGGGCCGACCTGATCGTCCTCGAAGCCTTCGAGGACCTCAATGAGATCCACCAGGCCATCCTCGCCGTGCAGGAGCTCGGCGACCTCCCCATCGCCGCGCTGATGACCACCAATGACGAGGGTCAGGCCCTCTTCGGGGCCGAACCGGACTGGTTCATCAAGCAGCTGGACACCTGGGGGGCTCATTTGGTGGGCCTCATCGGCGGCAACGGGCCGGCCCCCCACCTGCGCCTGCTCGAACGCCTGAAGGCCGTCACCGCCAAGCCCATCGTCCTCCAGCCGAACCCCGGCCTGCCCCATCTGGTGGATGGCCGCCTCATCTATGGCGCCAGCCCCGAGTACCTGGGCGGGTTCGCCGCCCGGGCCCTCGCCGCCGGCGCCCGGGGCGTGGGCGGGTGCAGCGGCACCACCCCTGCCCACATCCGCGCCATGCGCGGGGCCTTCCGCCAGGAGCGGGCCTTCGTCCAGGCCGGCGGCGGCTTCGAGCTGAAGCCCCACGAGCAGCCCCAGCCCGAGGTGCCCTTCGCCTACCGCAGCCGCTTCAGCCTCAAGCTGGCCCAGGGCGAGTTCACCTACACCGTGGAGCTGGTGCCCCCCAAGGGGATGGAGTACGACAAGCTCGTGGCCAAGACCCGCCAATGCCGGGCCCTGGGCGTGGACGCCATCAATGTGCCGGACGGCCCCCGCGCCATGGCCCGCATGTCCGCCCTGGCCACGGCCCTCATCATCGAGCAGCAGGTGGGGCTCGAGACCATCCTCCACTACGCCTGCCGCGACCGGAACCTGCTCGGCATGCAGAGCGATCTTCTGGGCGCCGCGGGACTCGGCCTGCGCAACATCCTGGCCGTCACCGGCGATCCGCCGAAGCTGGGGCCCTACCCCCAGGCCACCGCCGTCTTCGATGTGGACGCCATCGGCCTCGTGAACATGCTCAAGCGCCTGAACACAGGGCTCGATCTCGGCGGCGCCGGCATCGGCAAGCCCACCTCGTTCAGCGTGGGGGTGGGGGCCAACCCCGTGGCGGCGGACCTGGACCGCGAGAAGGCCCGCTTCCGCTACAAGGT harbors:
- a CDS encoding tetratricopeptide repeat protein translates to MILLLFPATLQAAPTPSDAEMGRLLTQARQARNQSHWDEAIKGYDALLAKDGWHETALFERAQTLGWAQRYPECVTAWRLFRERAPWRAREADQNLAMMASWGRKFEVALTTLEPYAQKGERWAILDSAKYLSWAGRYRESLARTSTWIAAHPKDRDALLMQARVLSWDGRLRAAHGAFQQLVAQHPDLGDARLGLAQVSLWSGRVEEARVEVDQLPKETRETPEGKLLEGQVRLAEGRRRAALAQLTPLARQGSPVQRDAEDLIRAAAEANGPSVEIGQTRTLTSEPLRMLDSSVRAKLPLGDGSIGLSHTLHRAELSGAESDAHETAATVAYPLGPLRLSADLGRLTGLGGDPAGFHRLGLLWRLGHGAEVNLTQGRSVIVFTPQAVAQRVGIQSTDLAFTLAGFADVLRLQAGTASVSAGNRRTTWSGAYEHRWRLSPITLSAGLTSRGMGYSETLPLGFWNPRHYLFHGATGTAAFENGRFALLVEGRWGRQVTDQQAWTTGKGYAANLSWGLGRSPVTLLLGWSDSTSGLNAVSVTDPNTYREQSFRWGLRVAGPWRW
- a CDS encoding tetratricopeptide repeat protein; this encodes MTLTWLPICLALAGLVQDPAEGHRLLRENRLEAARKAFDAVLAKAPQDVDGLVGAGFTALRQERIPEALAHFQRALALSPAYADAAYGSALCQERLGKTAEARRLAKEAVRLDPAREDFQTLLARVSPMEDSIPPPPPLPAELRVPFRTVPAGFQIRDGAGWKTVYLKGVNLGAALPGRFPTEFPGKEVYAGWLAEMGQLGINALRLYTIHPPAFYEALREHNLKAAHPIYLLHGVWVEPPPGDDFGDPVWFAAYREDMRRVVDLMHGRASFPPRPGAAGGHYRADVSRWWIGTILGREWEPFNVIAYNRRHPGDSDWKGRFVEVRRAHATEVFMAKALDTFIGLEHDTYHVQRPVAFTNWPTLDAMTHPSETSFFEEQRILKKLGLPYTEEVKSEVFDDDSVSIDMEKFSDLPAFRGGLFASYHVYPNYPEFINLDAGYAKARDEEGPNSYLGYLKELRAYHKKHAVLVSEFGLSSSRMPAHWQPQGMTHGGLEEKDQARLMKRLIRNIYDTGYAGSIVFAWMDEWFKKTWQVSPLELPPERKPLWFNAMDAEENYGLIGHHPGAKGPNILIDGRADDWKNIPTYLKNENLEMKLFADEGWFHVGLFWKGAVDWNRDTFLLGLDTLGPDLGNHRFPFGVPVRNGAGMEFTLELSAKSCGVWVDAPYEFSPHRHPGPSRTIAHEDGPWRQMQTETNRLRVGQDLTVYQARRYDIGALHKGTQDRRDPAFDSLGEWMDGPGFLEVRIPWTLIHVTDPSSRRVLQDPADLLSMEDHGSVTTDGFRASLVRTRRKGPEGPAEVLETLPAANRNGIPIPPLFTWPTWEQPRWHPFRKKAFDAVRDAFAALPAQPKPSAP
- a CDS encoding polysaccharide deacetylase family protein, whose protein sequence is MSFPSLIRALIRAVAWGFCCAVLTGQSLSITLDDGPNLSSTPRLSGDERNRRLLEAFRERGVRVVLFANGIRGGDSPEGIRWLEAWGRAGHRIGNHTYGHPNLEEVGLPRFKEEVLQLDRLIRGVPGYWPMLRFPYLREGRAGAERRAAQAMLKDLGYGVAPVSIPTYDWLFNERLQLLLQARPEADIAPIRTLYLRHLDEVLRGYRDLGDRLLGKDPVHTLLLHHNLLNALVMPDLLRMLDANGWKVVGPEEAYRDPIYAEDLSTMGYSESHLGALARKRRMLVAEVQRLEALLEGGKTALKEHAP
- a CDS encoding response regulator transcription factor, producing MSRRWPEHTTVLVVEDDLTTARIIQARLEMEGLKVFVALHGVEGLEILNREAIDLITTDLMMPSMNGFRLVQEIRDLPPPKGRIPILLISSNQNEQDMVRCLAAGADDYMIKPISVQVLMERLWRLFERSRRAG
- a CDS encoding HEAT repeat domain-containing protein produces the protein MALVSGLVLVGAILQVRRDRQNRHRIACYQAWEVQLTDYLFKGGYERGSFGPIPHADRWLFRNFLARYQSTLAGQESEVLRQLYLGLDIHLSLPRRLRSRDPRVRAMAAQEIGAFRLDELTETPPPPVADRPWRWNPGLRIEGYLNLVLPLLDDPVPYVAHVAARTLTHSQDLRFASPVLAWVMREEVYQRERLLRVLEGFGPGLLPWMKDHLESPDQNPEPWILFALLVGSHRHRDSQPRLLWLLEVPHVNLRVSVLKSLIILADPTIYPKVLPFASSPVWEIRTQAARALGVLGGPSAIPALLPLLADRVFEVRRNAAQSLVDLGRAGVSALTWIAEDASADRFARDIARERLEWADERGHL
- a CDS encoding glycosyltransferase family 2 protein, which encodes MSFRVFVTAFAQWGILAYFLAMNLTHLGLILRAFFSIRRHLDEAETDRLDTAFESSHFKPMSLICPAYNEEAGVVASINSLVSLRYPEFQVVVVNDGSTDATLQRLITAFKLQPSHRVIRQLLPTQEVLGVYESAYVPNLVVVDKANGGKADALNCGVNLARYPLVCCMDGDSLLENDALLRIARPFMDRPDLIASGGVVRPVNGCKVTPMGIRGIYLPDSWLARFQIVEYLRAFLFARVGLASLDSLFIVSGAFGVFRKDLVVAAGGFDTATIGEDFELVVRLHRCLRDWKRPHHIALVPDPVCWTEVPEHFRELGRQRNRWQRGMLETIWRHRRMCFNPKYGRIGIFSMPYFLVFEALAPIIEVAGYLVFAGSLWTHSVGGTFALLFFYVALLLGVLNSVVSVVLHEISSHRYQGLKAWSILLLLAVAENFGYRQLTLWWRLRGTLDWIRGKDQWGHLKRLGLTTHPAPKPPEA
- a CDS encoding bifunctional homocysteine S-methyltransferase/methylenetetrahydrofolate reductase, encoding MTHPTFQQALDAGECFLFDGSTATALHDRGITLQRSFEECNLKAPDLLLAIHGEFLAAGAQVLTTNTWGAGRLKLAARGLEGQMDAINREGMALAKQAITQQGARAWVAGCIGPLGVRIEPWGPTSFDEARALFREQATPLIEAGADLIVLEAFEDLNEIHQAILAVQELGDLPIAALMTTNDEGQALFGAEPDWFIKQLDTWGAHLVGLIGGNGPAPHLRLLERLKAVTAKPIVLQPNPGLPHLVDGRLIYGASPEYLGGFAARALAAGARGVGGCSGTTPAHIRAMRGAFRQERAFVQAGGGFELKPHEQPQPEVPFAYRSRFSLKLAQGEFTYTVELVPPKGMEYDKLVAKTRQCRALGVDAINVPDGPRAMARMSALATALIIEQQVGLETILHYACRDRNLLGMQSDLLGAAGLGLRNILAVTGDPPKLGPYPQATAVFDVDAIGLVNMLKRLNTGLDLGGAGIGKPTSFSVGVGANPVAADLDREKARFRYKVEAGAQWAITQPVFDADTLFRFLDFTEALDGKGGVPIIAGIWPLKSLRNAEFMANEVPGAFVPPSVLTRMAKWTRAEDQVKEGLAIAQEVIEIIRPRVRGLQLSAPFGQVELVAPLLPKREDA